A single region of the Ascaphus truei isolate aAscTru1 unplaced genomic scaffold, aAscTru1.hap1 HAP1_SCAFFOLD_1295, whole genome shotgun sequence genome encodes:
- the LOC142475627 gene encoding tubulin alpha chain, testis-specific, with product MRECISIHVGQAGVQIGNACWELYCLEHGIQPDGQMPSDKTIGGGDDSFNTFFSETGAGKHVPRAVFVDLEPTVIDEVRTGTYRQLFHPEQLITGKEDAANNYARGHYTIGKEIVDLVLDRIRKLADQCTGLQGFLIFHSFGGGTGSGFASLLMERLSVDYGKKSKLEFAIYPAPQVSTAVVEPYNSILTTHTTLEHSDCAFMVDNEAIYDICRRNLDIERPTYTNLNRLIGQIVSSITASLRFDGALNVDLTEFQTNLVPYPRIHFPLVTYAPVISAEKAYHEQLSVAEITNACFEPANQMVKCDPRHGKYMACCMLYRGDVVPKDVNAAIATIKTKRTIQFVDWCPTGFKVGINYQPPTVVPGGDLAKVQRAVCMLSNTTAIAEAWARLDHKFDLMYAKRAFVHWYVGEGMEEGEFSEAREDLAALEKDYEEVGVDSVEGEAEEGEEY from the exons ATG CGGGAGTGCATCTCCATCCACGTGGGGCAGGCCGGGGTGCAGATTGGCAATGCATGCTGGGAGCTGTATTGCCTGGAGCATGGGATCCAGCCGGACGGCCAGATGCCCAGCGATAAAACCATTGGCGGAGGGGACGACTCGTTCAACACGTTCTTCAGCGAGACCGGCGCCGGCAAACACGTCCCCCGCGCGGTCTTTGTGGATCTAGAGCCAACCGTGATTG ATGAAGTGCGCACCGGGACCTACCGGCAGCTGTTCCACCCCGAGCAGCTGATCACCGGGAAGGAGGACGCGGCGAATAACTACGCCCGCGGGCACTACACCATCGGCAAGGAAATCGTTGATCTGGTTCTAGATCGCATCCGTAAATTA GCCGACCAGTGCACCGGGCTGCAGGGCTTCCTCATCTTCCACAGCTTCGGGGGCGGCACCGGCTCGGGCTTCGCCTCGCTGCTCATGGAGAGGCTTTCCGTTGATTACGGCAAGAAATCCAAGCTGGAGTTTGCCATTTACCCGGCGCCACAGGTATCGACGGCCGTGGTGGAGCCGTACAACTCCATCCTCACCACGCACACCACGCTGGAGCACTCGGACTGCGCCTTCATGGTGGACAACGAGGCCATTTACGATATCTGCCGCCGCAACCTGGACATCGAGCGCCCGACGTACACCAACCTGAACCGGCTGATTGGGCAGATCGTGTCCTCCATCACCGCCTCGCTGAGGTTTGACGGCGCGCTTAACGTGGACCTGACCGAATTCCAGACAAACCTCGTCCCGTACCCGCGCATCCACTTCCCGCTGGTGACCTATGCCCCGGTGATCTCCGCGGAGAAGGCGTACCACGAGCAGCTGTCTGTGGCCGAGATCACCAACGCCTGCTTCGAGCCGGCAAACCAGATGGTGAAATGCGACCCGCGCCACGGCAAGTACATGGCCTGCTGCATGTTATACCGCGGCGACGTGGTGCCCAAGGACGTCAACGCCGCCATCGCCACCATCAAGACCAAGCGCACCATTCAGTTTGTGGACTGGTGTCCAACAGGATtcaag GTCGGCATCAACTACCAGCCTCCAACCGTGGTGCCAGGAGGGGACCTGGCCAAGGTGCAGCGCGCCGTGTGCATGCTGAGCAACACCACCGCCATCGCCGAGGCCTGGGCGCGCCTGGATCATAAGTTTGATCTCATGTATGCCAAGCGCGCCTTTGTGCACTGGTAcgtgggggaggggatggaggagggCGAGTTCTCGGAGGCCCGGGAGGACCTGGCTGCGCTGGAGAAGGATTACGAGGAAGTTGGGGTAGATTCGGTGGAGGGCGAGGCGGAGGAAGGAGAGGAATATTAG
- the LOC142475629 gene encoding uncharacterized protein LOC142475629, which translates to MVKEYFVLCIICGWVSGLSDGPFVTSPSCALYITQRELQAQAVQELQAQALRELQTQAVRELQAQALRELQAQALRELQAQALQELQTQALRELQAVLELQAQALRELQTQAVRELQAQALRELQAQALRELQAQALRELQAQALRELQAVLELQAQALRELQTQAVRELQAQALRELQTQALHELQAVLELQAQALRELQAQALRELQAQAVLELQAQALRELQAVLELQALRELQAQALRELQAQALRELQAQALRELQAVLELQALRELQAQALQELQAQALRELQALQELQTQALRELQAQALRELQAQALRELQALRELQVLRELQALR; encoded by the exons ATGGTTAAGGAGTACTTTGTGCTGTGTATAA TATGTGGGTGGGTTTCTGGATTAAGTGACGGTCCCTTTGTGACATCCCCTTCCTGTgcgttatatatcacacagagGGAGTTACAGGCCCAAGCCGTGCAGGAGTTACAGGCGCAGGCCCTGCGGGAGTTACAGACCCAGGCCGTGCGGGAGTTACAGGCCCAGGCCCTGCGGGAGTTACAGGCCCAGGCCCTGCGGGAGTTACAGGCCCAGGCCCTGCAGGAGTTACAGACCCAGGCCCTGCGGGAGTTACAGGCCGTGCTGGAGTTACAGGCCCAGGCCCTGCGGGAGTTACAGACCCAGGCCGTGCGGGAGTTACAGGCCCAGGCCCTGCGGGAGTTACAGGCCCAGGCCCTGCGGGAGTTACAGGCCCAGGCCCTGCGGGAGTTACAGGCCCAGGCCCTGCGGGAGTTACAGGCCGTGCTGGAGTTACAGGCCCAGGCCCTGCGGGAGTTACAGACCCAGGCCGTGCGGGAGTTACAGGCCCAGGCCCTGCGGGAGTTACAGACCCAGGCCCTGCATGAGTTACAGGCCGTGCTGGAGTTACAGGCCCAGGCCCTGCGGGAGTTACAGGCGCAGGCCCTGCGGGAGTTACAGGCCCAGGCCGTGCTGGAGTTACAGGCCCAGGCCCTGCGGGAGTTACAGGCCGTGCTGGAGTTACAGGCCCTGCGGGAGTTACAGGCCCAGGCCCTGCGGGAGTTACAGGCGCAGGCCCTGCGGGAGTTACAGGCCCAGGCCCTGCGGGAGTTACAGGCCGTGCTGGAGTTACAGGCCCTGCGGGAGTTACAGGCCCAGGCCCTgcaggagttacaggcccaggcCCTGCGGGAGTTACAGGCCCTGCAGGAGTTACAGACCCAGGCCCTGCGGGAGTTACAGGCCCAGGCCCTGCGGGAGTTACAGGCCCAGGCCCTGCGGGAGTTACAGGCCCTGCGGGAGTTACAGGTCCTACGGGAGTTACAGGCCCTGCGATAG